A single region of the Undibacterium piscinae genome encodes:
- a CDS encoding ABC transporter ATP-binding protein, which yields MVQNVLRVSNLKVAYGGIKAVKGIDLEVNQGELITLIGANGAGKTTTLKAITGTLPDCKVEGDIIYNGKSIKGLSSFNLVNDQLAMVPEGRGVFTRMSIHENLMMGAFTRNDKAGINADIEKWFSIFPRLKERAAQLAGTLSGGEQQMLAMARALMSHPKLLLLDEPSMGLSPIMVEKIFEVIRTVSAEGVTILLVEQNAKLALQAANRAYVMDSGVITMSGLAKDMLNDPKVQAAYLGET from the coding sequence ATGGTTCAAAATGTATTGAGAGTGAGTAATCTCAAAGTTGCTTATGGTGGAATCAAAGCTGTTAAAGGCATTGATCTTGAAGTCAATCAAGGTGAGTTAATTACCTTGATTGGAGCCAATGGCGCGGGGAAAACAACGACACTAAAGGCTATTACGGGTACCTTGCCAGATTGCAAGGTTGAAGGCGATATCATTTACAATGGTAAGTCGATTAAAGGCCTAAGTTCATTTAACCTGGTCAACGATCAGTTGGCCATGGTTCCGGAAGGACGCGGGGTGTTTACTCGTATGAGTATTCATGAAAACCTGATGATGGGAGCCTTTACCCGCAATGATAAGGCCGGGATCAATGCGGATATTGAAAAATGGTTTTCTATTTTCCCTCGGCTAAAGGAGCGGGCGGCCCAATTGGCCGGTACCTTGTCCGGAGGGGAGCAACAAATGTTAGCGATGGCACGTGCTCTGATGAGTCATCCTAAATTGTTGTTGCTTGATGAGCCGTCAATGGGCTTGTCGCCAATTATGGTGGAGAAAATTTTTGAAGTGATCCGTACGGTTTCTGCGGAGGGTGTAACCATTTTGTTGGTAGAGCAGAATGCGAAACTTGCCCTGCAAGCGGCGAATCGCGCCTATGTGATGGACTCCGGCGTTATTACCATGAGCGGTCTGGCAAAAGATATGCTGAATGATCCTAAGGTGCAAGCCGCCTATTTGGGTGAAACCTGA